Proteins from one Staphylococcus saprophyticus subsp. saprophyticus ATCC 15305 = NCTC 7292 genomic window:
- the pxpA gene encoding 5-oxoprolinase subunit PxpA, producing the protein MKVDLNCDLGEAFGNYSFGGDNQIIPLITSANIACGFHAGDQHVMNDTIKLAKDNGIGIGAHPGLPDLQGFGRRNMDLSPEEVYDIVVYQLGALNGFCRIHDVKINHVKPHGALYQMGARDKVIAHAIAKAVYDFDPTLIYVGLSNTLLISEAQALGLSTASEVFADRRYEDDGQLVSRKEADALITNTDEAIKQVINMVKFQKVITKNNNTIDIKADTICVHGDGAHAIEFVTQIREQLTKEGISITRLGG; encoded by the coding sequence ATGAAAGTAGATTTGAATTGTGATTTAGGAGAAGCGTTTGGTAACTATTCATTTGGTGGTGACAATCAAATTATTCCTTTAATAACATCAGCAAATATTGCATGTGGCTTTCATGCTGGCGATCAACATGTGATGAACGATACCATTAAACTTGCAAAAGACAACGGTATAGGTATCGGCGCACACCCAGGACTTCCTGATTTACAAGGCTTTGGCAGAAGAAATATGGATTTATCTCCTGAAGAAGTTTATGATATTGTTGTTTATCAATTAGGTGCATTGAATGGTTTTTGTAGAATTCATGACGTTAAGATTAATCATGTTAAACCGCATGGTGCACTTTATCAAATGGGAGCAAGAGATAAAGTTATTGCGCATGCTATTGCAAAAGCAGTTTATGACTTTGATCCGACTTTAATCTATGTGGGACTTTCTAATACTTTATTAATTTCAGAAGCACAGGCTTTAGGATTGTCCACAGCTTCTGAGGTTTTTGCCGACAGACGTTATGAAGACGATGGACAGTTAGTAAGCAGAAAAGAAGCTGATGCATTGATTACCAATACAGATGAAGCGATTAAACAAGTGATAAATATGGTTAAATTTCAAAAAGTAATTACAAAAAATAACAATACAATAGATATTAAAGCAGATACTATTTGTGTGCACGGCGATGGGGCACATGCAATTGAATTTGTAACACAAATTAGAGAACAATTAACGAAAGAAGGCATTTCAATTACAAGGTTAGGGGGCTAA
- a CDS encoding NRAMP family divalent metal transporter: MGEKLRSDEKDFQFTKNHKRLLLGSVFLMATSAIGPAFLTQTAVFTAQFASSFAFAILLSILIDIGAQINIWRVLVVTGKRGQEVANEIFNGLGTFISILIAIGGLAFNIGNIAGAGLGLNAIFGLDVKIGAAITAVLSIAIFISKSGQKIMDVVTMFLGVLMIIVVAFVMFKANPPYAEAAKHLVMPEQPLALVLPIITLVGGTVGGYITFAGAHRILDSGIKGKDYLPFVNKAAISGILTTGVLRTLLFLAVLGVVVTGVTLNADNPPASVFEHVLGPIGRNIFGIVLFAAAMSSVIGSAYTSATFLKTLHKSVYNKTNIIVISFIVVSTLVFLFLGKPVTLLIVAGALNGLILPITLGTILIASKRKSIVGDYKHPTWMLWFGIVAVVVTIVIGIFSLQGLTELFGS; the protein is encoded by the coding sequence ATGGGAGAAAAATTAAGGTCAGACGAAAAAGATTTCCAGTTTACTAAAAATCACAAAAGGTTATTATTAGGTTCTGTGTTTTTAATGGCAACATCCGCGATAGGACCAGCATTTTTAACACAAACTGCTGTATTTACAGCACAATTTGCATCTAGTTTTGCATTTGCAATTTTACTATCTATATTAATTGATATTGGTGCACAGATTAATATTTGGCGTGTACTCGTTGTTACAGGTAAACGTGGACAAGAAGTAGCTAATGAAATTTTTAATGGACTGGGTACATTTATATCAATCCTCATTGCAATTGGTGGTCTAGCTTTTAATATTGGTAACATAGCCGGTGCTGGATTAGGTTTGAATGCGATATTTGGGTTAGATGTTAAAATAGGTGCAGCAATTACTGCCGTTCTTTCAATTGCAATATTTATTAGTAAAAGTGGACAAAAGATAATGGACGTCGTAACAATGTTTTTAGGTGTATTGATGATTATCGTTGTCGCTTTTGTTATGTTTAAAGCCAATCCACCCTATGCTGAGGCTGCAAAACATTTAGTGATGCCAGAGCAACCACTAGCGCTTGTTTTACCAATTATCACATTAGTTGGTGGTACGGTTGGCGGATACATTACTTTTGCTGGCGCACATAGAATATTAGATTCTGGAATTAAAGGTAAAGATTATTTACCATTTGTAAATAAGGCTGCGATTTCAGGTATATTAACAACTGGTGTACTAAGAACATTATTATTCTTAGCTGTATTAGGTGTAGTAGTAACGGGCGTTACATTGAATGCTGATAATCCACCTGCTTCTGTATTTGAACATGTGTTAGGACCTATAGGACGAAATATTTTCGGTATTGTACTATTTGCGGCTGCAATGTCTTCAGTTATTGGCTCTGCATATACAAGTGCAACATTCTTAAAAACATTACATAAATCTGTTTATAATAAAACGAATATTATTGTAATTAGTTTCATTGTAGTGTCAACGTTAGTATTTTTATTCTTAGGCAAACCTGTCACGTTACTTATTGTAGCAGGTGCACTAAATGGTTTGATTTTACCTATTACATTAGGTACGATATTAATTGCTAGTAAACGTAAATCAATCGTAGGAGATTACAAACACCCGACATGGATGCTTTGGTTCGGGATTGTTGCAGTAGTCGTAACGATTGTAATTGGTATCTTCTCGCTTCAAGGTTTAACTGAATTATTTGGTAGCTAA
- the yqeH gene encoding ribosome biogenesis GTPase YqeH yields the protein MAETEILKCIGCGAPLQSEDLDAPGYVPESSLYKEDVICKRCFRLKNYNEVQDVGLDSEDFLNLLNGLADKKGIVVNVVDVFDFEGSFINAIKRIVGNKQIILVGNKLDLLPKQINKRRVKEWLKKTARKYGLDAEDVILISAEKNEGIEDLLNAINTLRNNDDVYIVGTTNVGKSTLINKLIERSVGEKNVVTTSRFPGTTLDMIDIPLDDTSFMYDTPGVIQEHQMTHYVTEKELKTIMPKKEVKQRVYQLNEGQTLFFGGLARIDYISGGKRPLVCYFSNDLNIHRTKTENANELWRNQLGDVLSPPNNPDHFDLQNVKAVRLETGKEKRDVMISGLGFITIDEGAKIIVRVPKNVDVVLRNSIM from the coding sequence TTGGCAGAAACTGAGATATTAAAATGTATCGGTTGTGGCGCACCCTTACAATCTGAAGATTTAGATGCGCCTGGATATGTTCCAGAAAGTAGTCTTTATAAAGAAGACGTTATTTGTAAAAGATGCTTTAGGTTAAAAAATTACAACGAAGTGCAAGATGTAGGCTTGGATAGTGAAGATTTTTTAAATTTACTTAATGGCTTAGCAGACAAAAAAGGTATTGTTGTAAATGTTGTGGATGTTTTTGACTTTGAAGGATCTTTTATTAATGCAATCAAACGCATTGTTGGAAATAAACAAATCATTTTAGTAGGTAATAAACTAGACTTATTACCGAAACAAATTAATAAACGCCGTGTAAAAGAATGGTTGAAGAAAACAGCGAGAAAATACGGCTTAGATGCAGAAGATGTCATTTTAATTTCTGCTGAAAAAAATGAGGGTATCGAAGATTTATTGAATGCTATTAATACTTTGAGAAATAATGACGATGTCTATATTGTAGGGACTACAAATGTAGGTAAATCTACACTGATTAATAAATTGATAGAGCGCAGTGTGGGTGAAAAGAATGTAGTTACCACTTCTCGATTCCCTGGTACAACTTTAGATATGATTGATATACCACTTGATGACACTTCGTTCATGTATGATACACCTGGTGTGATTCAAGAACATCAAATGACGCATTACGTAACGGAAAAAGAATTAAAAACAATTATGCCTAAAAAAGAGGTTAAACAACGTGTATATCAATTAAATGAAGGACAAACATTATTTTTCGGTGGTTTAGCACGTATTGATTATATAAGTGGTGGTAAACGACCATTAGTATGTTATTTTTCAAATGATCTTAATATCCATAGAACTAAAACGGAAAATGCAAATGAATTGTGGCGTAATCAATTAGGGGATGTATTGTCGCCCCCTAATAACCCAGATCATTTTGATTTGCAAAATGTTAAAGCCGTACGTCTAGAAACAGGTAAAGAAAAGCGTGATGTTATGATTTCTGGATTAGGTTTTATTACCATTGATGAAGGTGCTAAAATCATTGTTCGTGTACCTAAAAATGTCGATGTCGTATTACGAAATTCTATAATGTAA
- the mtnN gene encoding 5'-methylthioadenosine/S-adenosylhomocysteine nucleosidase, giving the protein MIGIIGAMEEEVAILKDKIVNLEIINVAHVVFYKGRLHDKEVILTQSGIGKVNVAISTTLLINRFHPDLIINTGSAGALDKSLGVGDIIVSDMVAYHDADARAFGYQLGQIPQMPAQFVADSHLIELAKEAINDQKWVAKSGLIVSGDSFIGTAEQRADIKTNFPQAMAAEMEATAIAQTCYQFNLPFIITRAISDLADGDAGITFEAFLEKAAIASSQIVDRLIKTI; this is encoded by the coding sequence ATGATAGGTATTATAGGTGCTATGGAAGAAGAAGTAGCTATCTTAAAAGATAAAATTGTTAACTTAGAAATAATTAATGTTGCTCATGTTGTTTTTTATAAAGGGCGTTTACATGATAAAGAAGTTATCTTGACTCAAAGTGGTATTGGAAAAGTAAATGTTGCAATTTCTACTACTTTATTAATAAATCGTTTTCACCCAGATTTAATTATTAATACAGGTTCGGCGGGTGCATTAGACAAATCACTTGGTGTCGGAGATATTATAGTAAGTGACATGGTAGCTTATCACGATGCAGATGCAAGAGCATTTGGTTATCAATTGGGTCAAATTCCTCAAATGCCTGCACAATTTGTTGCGGATAGCCATTTAATTGAATTAGCAAAAGAAGCAATAAATGATCAAAAATGGGTTGCTAAATCTGGTTTAATTGTAAGTGGAGATAGTTTTATTGGCACTGCAGAACAACGCGCAGATATCAAAACAAACTTTCCACAAGCCATGGCAGCAGAAATGGAAGCAACAGCGATTGCCCAGACATGTTATCAGTTTAACCTACCATTCATAATTACACGTGCTATTTCTGATTTAGCAGATGGTGATGCAGGTATAACATTCGAAGCATTCTTAGAAAAAGCAGCAATTGCTTCAAGTCAAATTGTTGATCGTTTAATTAAAACTATATAA
- a CDS encoding acetyl-CoA carboxylase biotin carboxylase subunit, which translates to MYRCLIANRGEIAVRIIRACRELNIETVAIYAIGDESSLHVSLADQAVCIGEANPLESYLNQDRIISAAKITQANAIHPGYGFLSESASFAQKVEENEIYFIGPTKTTMEMMGDKITARQTVDNVGVPIIPGSTSAVDSISEVKSIAQDIGYPLVLKAASGGGGKGIRIIKEEASLEKAFKEAKSEGEKYFDDDRIYVEAFIPIAKHVEVQVIGDGKNNFIHLGERDCSVQRKNQKLIEESPCAAISESMREAMCNDAVKVARASHYRSAGTIEYLVTDDAYYFIEMNARIQVEHTVTEMRANRDLLQAQLYLMQHNELPFTQEDITFDGHVIEARINAENPEKQFQPTPGTVEALHLPQGFNIRVDSLLYHGYKVSPYYDSLVAKVIVKSSTRQLAINKLKVTLDEMVIDGFTTTADFLYAVLSYPEYADGDASQVDIKFLDRHQILKEEV; encoded by the coding sequence TTGTATCGTTGTCTGATAGCAAATAGAGGAGAAATTGCTGTACGTATTATAAGAGCGTGCAGAGAACTAAATATTGAAACTGTTGCAATCTATGCGATAGGTGATGAATCAAGTTTGCATGTAAGTTTAGCAGATCAAGCTGTTTGTATAGGTGAGGCAAATCCACTTGAAAGTTATTTAAACCAAGACAGAATTATTAGCGCAGCCAAAATAACACAAGCTAACGCGATTCATCCAGGGTATGGCTTTTTATCGGAGAGTGCATCGTTTGCCCAAAAAGTTGAAGAGAACGAGATTTATTTTATTGGTCCTACTAAGACAACTATGGAAATGATGGGGGATAAAATCACTGCTAGACAAACAGTTGATAATGTCGGTGTTCCTATTATTCCGGGTTCTACAAGTGCTGTTGATTCGATAAGTGAAGTGAAATCTATTGCTCAAGATATTGGTTATCCACTTGTGTTAAAAGCAGCGAGTGGTGGTGGCGGTAAAGGTATACGTATTATCAAAGAAGAAGCGTCACTCGAAAAAGCTTTTAAAGAAGCTAAAAGTGAGGGTGAAAAGTATTTTGATGATGACCGTATTTATGTTGAAGCTTTCATCCCTATTGCAAAACATGTGGAAGTTCAAGTTATCGGTGATGGCAAAAATAATTTTATTCACTTAGGTGAAAGAGATTGTTCTGTACAAAGGAAAAATCAAAAGTTAATTGAAGAATCACCATGCGCTGCAATTTCTGAGTCGATGCGAGAAGCAATGTGTAATGATGCTGTTAAAGTGGCGCGTGCATCTCATTATCGCAGTGCAGGCACCATTGAATATTTAGTTACGGATGATGCGTATTACTTTATAGAAATGAATGCACGCATTCAAGTTGAACACACAGTAACAGAGATGAGAGCAAACAGAGACTTATTACAAGCACAATTGTATCTCATGCAACATAATGAACTACCATTCACACAAGAAGACATTACTTTTGATGGTCATGTCATTGAGGCAAGAATTAATGCAGAAAATCCAGAGAAACAATTTCAACCTACACCAGGCACTGTAGAAGCTTTACATCTGCCACAAGGCTTTAATATACGTGTTGATAGTTTGTTATATCACGGATATAAAGTTTCACCATATTATGATTCATTAGTTGCAAAGGTGATTGTGAAGTCTTCCACTAGACAACTTGCTATTAATAAATTAAAAGTAACACTTGATGAAATGGTCATCGATGGTTTTACGACAACTGCTGATTTTCTGTATGCTGTATTATCTTATCCTGAATATGCTGATGGTGATGCAAGCCAAGTAGACATTAAATTTTTAGATAGACATCAAATTTTAAAGGAGGAAGTATAA
- the udk gene encoding uridine kinase: MKSTTIIGIAGGSGSGKTSVTNEIMKNLEGHSVALLAQDYYYKDQSHLTFDERLETNYDHPFAFDNDLLIDNLNDLRNGKQVEVPTYDYSNHTRSKETIAFEPKDVIIVEGIFALENKTLRDLMDVKIYVDTDADLRILRRLLRDTEERGRTMESVINQYLNVVRPMHNQFIEPTKRYADIIIPEGGSNKVAIDIMTTKIQTLVSKQ; the protein is encoded by the coding sequence ATGAAAAGTACAACAATAATAGGCATTGCCGGTGGTTCAGGATCGGGGAAAACATCCGTTACAAACGAAATAATGAAAAATTTAGAAGGTCATAGTGTTGCACTATTGGCTCAAGACTATTATTATAAAGACCAATCACATTTAACTTTTGATGAACGTTTAGAAACCAATTACGATCATCCATTTGCATTTGATAATGATTTATTAATTGACAATTTGAATGACTTGAGGAATGGTAAGCAGGTTGAAGTGCCAACATATGACTACTCAAATCATACGAGAAGTAAGGAAACGATTGCATTTGAGCCAAAAGATGTTATCATCGTAGAAGGTATATTTGCACTTGAAAACAAAACATTAAGAGATTTAATGGATGTCAAAATTTATGTTGATACAGATGCTGATCTGCGCATATTAAGACGTCTGCTTCGTGATACCGAAGAAAGAGGACGTACAATGGAATCTGTTATTAATCAATATCTGAATGTAGTTCGGCCTATGCATAATCAATTCATAGAACCAACTAAGAGATACGCAGATATTATCATACCAGAAGGCGGAAGTAATAAAGTAGCTATCGATATAATGACGACGAAGATTCAAACTTTAGTTAGTAAACAATAG
- the greA gene encoding transcription elongation factor GreA, with protein MENQKQYPMTQEGFEKLEHELEELKTVKRPEVVEKIKIARSFGDLSENSEYDAAKDEQGFIEQDIQRVENMLRNALIIEDTGNNNEVQLGKTVTIVELPGEEEEEYQIVGSAESDAFKGKISNESPMAKSLIGKKLDDEVRVPLPNGGEINVKIVNIK; from the coding sequence ATGGAAAACCAAAAGCAATATCCAATGACGCAAGAAGGTTTTGAGAAATTAGAACATGAGCTTGAAGAATTAAAAACTGTTAAACGACCTGAAGTCGTTGAAAAAATTAAAATTGCCCGTTCTTTTGGTGACTTATCAGAGAACTCAGAGTATGATGCGGCAAAAGATGAACAAGGTTTTATTGAGCAAGATATCCAACGTGTAGAAAACATGTTACGTAATGCACTTATTATCGAAGATACAGGTAATAATAACGAAGTACAATTAGGTAAAACAGTTACGATTGTTGAATTACCTGGTGAAGAAGAAGAAGAATATCAAATTGTTGGTTCTGCAGAGTCAGACGCATTTAAAGGTAAAATTTCTAACGAATCACCTATGGCCAAAAGTTTAATTGGCAAAAAATTAGACGATGAAGTACGTGTTCCACTACCAAATGGTGGAGAAATAAATGTTAAAATCGTAAATATCAAATAA
- the aroE gene encoding shikimate dehydrogenase: MKYAVIGNPIDHSLSPVMHNANFAALNDLSSYEAINIRNEDFHRIKEIINDKALSGFNVTIPHKERIIPYLDEIDEQSKTVGAVNTVKIVDGKWIGYNTDGIGYVTGLRQVYPDLEDAYILILGAGGASKGLANELKKFVRPKLTVANRSMDRFESWQLEVNKISLQEAEAALSEFDIIINTTPAGMNQNKEVIINLDNLDSHTLVSDIVYVPFKTPILEIAEAKGNPIHNGLDMFVYQGAESYRIWTGELPQIQIMKDTVLKYL, translated from the coding sequence GTGAAGTACGCAGTGATAGGCAATCCTATTGATCACTCTTTATCACCAGTTATGCATAATGCAAATTTTGCAGCTTTAAATGATTTATCATCTTATGAAGCGATTAATATTAGAAACGAAGACTTTCATCGTATCAAAGAGATAATTAATGACAAAGCACTTTCTGGATTTAACGTTACAATACCACATAAAGAGCGTATTATACCCTATCTGGATGAAATCGATGAACAATCAAAAACAGTTGGAGCAGTTAATACGGTGAAAATTGTGGACGGTAAATGGATTGGTTACAATACGGATGGTATTGGATATGTAACAGGTTTAAGACAAGTATATCCAGATTTAGAAGATGCATATATATTAATTTTAGGCGCTGGTGGTGCGAGTAAAGGGCTCGCTAATGAACTAAAAAAATTCGTTAGACCCAAACTTACAGTAGCCAATAGATCTATGGATCGATTTGAAAGTTGGCAATTAGAAGTGAATAAAATTAGTTTACAAGAAGCTGAAGCAGCATTATCAGAATTTGATATTATTATCAATACAACGCCAGCAGGTATGAATCAAAATAAAGAGGTTATTATTAACCTTGATAATTTGGATAGTCACACGTTAGTGAGTGATATCGTTTATGTACCATTTAAGACACCTATTTTAGAAATTGCAGAAGCTAAAGGAAATCCTATTCATAATGGATTAGATATGTTCGTATACCAAGGTGCTGAAAGTTATAGAATTTGGACAGGTGAATTACCACAAATTCAAATAATGAAAGACACTGTTTTAAAATATTTATAA
- a CDS encoding biotin-dependent carboxyltransferase family protein: MSIKILTPGLFSTIQDEGRIGYQNQGFSTAGALDIYAYRLAQTLINNEGPAIEVTIIGPSIQFSADNTFVITGAQFDATINDEPISHQTVIKAQKGDILKLNSALHGARGYIAFGQPINVPLIANSYATHTRNQIGGYKGRALKKGDVLTIQQNDHYLSQIGISARIENENDEQHTIHIIEGPQIEQFSEEVKAKLTSESFEISEKSDRMGFRLQGENIAPTNSADIISEPVALGSIQVPNDGNPIILLNDKQTVGGYTKIATVCAADLSILAQKQPGETIRFQWISVEDAIKTLKQKEKCFSEKRKEIIKNPIFEIKQLRPTASRIKNLLKGEL; this comes from the coding sequence ATGAGTATTAAAATATTAACGCCCGGTTTGTTTAGTACAATCCAAGACGAAGGGCGAATTGGTTATCAAAATCAAGGGTTTTCAACAGCTGGTGCATTAGACATCTATGCGTATAGACTTGCACAAACATTAATTAATAATGAAGGACCTGCAATAGAAGTTACAATTATCGGCCCGTCCATTCAATTTTCAGCAGATAATACCTTTGTTATAACAGGTGCTCAGTTTGACGCTACTATTAATGATGAACCTATATCTCATCAAACGGTTATTAAAGCACAAAAAGGCGATATATTAAAGTTAAATTCAGCGTTACATGGTGCCAGAGGATACATAGCTTTTGGACAACCTATCAATGTACCTTTGATAGCTAATAGTTATGCCACACACACCCGTAATCAAATTGGCGGCTATAAAGGACGAGCTTTAAAAAAAGGTGATGTATTGACTATTCAACAAAACGATCACTATTTATCTCAGATAGGTATAAGTGCGCGTATTGAAAATGAAAACGATGAACAACACACGATTCATATTATAGAAGGGCCACAAATAGAGCAGTTTTCAGAAGAAGTAAAAGCAAAATTAACATCTGAATCGTTTGAAATTTCAGAAAAATCTGACCGTATGGGATTCCGCTTACAAGGCGAAAATATTGCGCCAACCAATTCTGCAGATATCATTTCAGAACCAGTAGCACTTGGTAGTATTCAAGTGCCTAACGATGGTAATCCCATTATCTTACTGAATGATAAGCAAACTGTGGGAGGCTATACTAAAATTGCAACAGTTTGTGCAGCTGATTTATCGATACTGGCACAAAAACAGCCAGGTGAAACCATCCGATTCCAATGGATATCAGTCGAAGATGCAATCAAGACACTAAAGCAAAAAGAAAAATGTTTTTCTGAAAAAAGAAAAGAAATAATAAAAAATCCAATTTTTGAAATAAAACAACTTCGACCAACAGCGTCACGAATCAAAAATTTATTAAAAGGGGAATTATAA
- the pxpB gene encoding 5-oxoprolinase subunit PxpB: MEYKIINEQTIMIYFDEQIDPDTFKEVQRIEQYIKDQSNKAILEIIPSYRAIMLTIDITQSDATEIINSLDLGNVDVDAGLTSNSQFKILHIPVYYGGDRGPDIETVAKHNQLTSEEVIKLHTENTYLIYMLGFMPGFPFLGGLNKQLHTPRREEPRTSIPAGSVGIANNQTGLYPKSSPGGWQIIGQTPIQVFDINRDPMCLYNSGDYIKFYAINEQTLNQIEEEQKSNQFDIEKWVTVSNEY; this comes from the coding sequence CTGGAATATAAAATCATTAATGAACAAACCATCATGATTTATTTTGATGAACAGATTGATCCTGATACTTTTAAAGAAGTACAGCGAATAGAACAGTATATTAAGGATCAAAGTAATAAAGCTATTTTAGAAATAATACCTTCGTATCGCGCAATTATGTTGACTATCGATATCACTCAAAGCGATGCGACAGAAATCATAAACAGCTTGGACTTAGGCAATGTTGATGTTGATGCAGGACTGACATCAAACTCACAATTTAAAATTTTACATATACCCGTATACTATGGTGGTGACCGTGGCCCAGACATAGAAACAGTCGCGAAACATAATCAATTAACTTCAGAAGAAGTTATTAAATTACATACTGAAAATACCTACCTAATATATATGCTGGGCTTTATGCCAGGTTTCCCATTTTTAGGAGGGTTAAATAAACAATTACATACACCCAGAAGAGAGGAACCGAGGACAAGTATTCCTGCGGGTTCTGTTGGTATTGCAAATAACCAAACAGGATTATATCCAAAATCTTCTCCAGGTGGTTGGCAAATTATCGGACAAACACCTATACAAGTGTTTGATATAAATCGAGATCCAATGTGTTTATACAACTCAGGAGATTATATTAAGTTTTATGCTATTAATGAACAAACCTTAAATCAGATTGAAGAGGAACAAAAAAGTAATCAATTTGATATTGAAAAGTGGGTGACAGTAAGTAATGAGTATTAA
- a CDS encoding YqeG family HAD IIIA-type phosphatase, producing the protein MGMIKHYFMPNEYVQSIFQIDIEKLANSGVKGIITDLDNTLVGWDVADPTEAVKEWFDRAKELGITVTIVSNNNEQRVGNFSKSLNVDYIFKAKKPRGRAFNQASKLMNLNPEEIVVIGDQMLTDVFGGNRRGLFTIMVVPVKKTDGFITKFNRMIERRLLQHFRKKGYIKWEEN; encoded by the coding sequence ATGGGTATGATAAAGCACTATTTTATGCCAAACGAATATGTACAATCTATTTTTCAAATTGATATAGAAAAACTCGCAAATTCAGGCGTAAAAGGTATAATTACAGATTTAGATAACACACTTGTAGGATGGGATGTAGCTGATCCAACAGAAGCAGTAAAAGAATGGTTCGATAGAGCAAAAGAACTCGGCATAACTGTAACAATTGTTTCAAATAACAACGAACAACGCGTAGGCAATTTTTCAAAATCATTAAATGTGGACTATATATTTAAAGCAAAAAAACCCAGAGGTCGCGCCTTTAATCAAGCATCTAAATTAATGAATTTGAATCCAGAAGAAATAGTTGTCATTGGAGACCAAATGCTAACAGATGTGTTTGGCGGAAATAGACGCGGATTATTCACAATTATGGTTGTCCCAGTGAAAAAAACAGATGGATTTATAACGAAGTTTAATCGCATGATTGAACGTAGATTACTACAGCATTTTAGAAAAAAAGGTTATATTAAATGGGAGGAAAATTGA
- a CDS encoding acetyl-CoA carboxylase biotin carboxyl carrier protein: MNFEKIEQLIKLVKENDVKKFKYKDYENEIELDFTENDANHITSNQAEKNDSNKIDNAKNEENDSTNEHTYQQIKSPMVGTFFLQDEKELTNPIIQVGDEIKKGDTVGYIEAMKVLNEVTSDVSGVVEEILVEHGSSVEYNQLIVNVK; encoded by the coding sequence ATGAATTTTGAAAAAATAGAACAGTTAATTAAATTAGTTAAAGAGAACGACGTTAAAAAATTTAAATATAAAGACTATGAAAACGAAATCGAACTTGATTTTACTGAGAATGATGCAAATCATATTACATCAAACCAAGCAGAAAAAAATGATAGTAATAAAATAGATAATGCTAAAAATGAAGAGAATGATTCAACAAATGAGCATACATATCAACAAATTAAATCTCCAATGGTAGGCACATTTTTCTTACAAGACGAAAAAGAGTTAACAAACCCTATTATACAAGTGGGTGACGAAATTAAAAAAGGAGATACAGTCGGATATATTGAAGCGATGAAAGTGCTTAATGAAGTAACAAGCGATGTTTCAGGCGTTGTAGAAGAAATTTTAGTTGAGCACGGTTCGAGCGTAGAATACAATCAACTGATTGTTAACGTAAAATAA
- the yhbY gene encoding ribosome assembly RNA-binding protein YhbY, with amino-acid sequence MLTGKQKRFLRSKAHNVDPTFQIGKAGINDNMVAQIQDILENRELIKIHVLQNNFEDKNDLAQSLSDATRSDIVQVIGSMIVLYKESQDNKQIQLP; translated from the coding sequence ATGTTAACAGGTAAACAAAAAAGATTTTTACGAAGTAAAGCCCATAACGTAGATCCAACTTTTCAAATAGGGAAAGCTGGTATTAATGACAATATGGTAGCGCAAATACAAGATATTCTAGAAAATAGAGAGTTAATTAAAATACATGTATTGCAAAACAACTTTGAAGATAAAAATGACTTAGCACAATCATTAAGTGATGCAACACGTAGTGATATTGTACAAGTAATCGGGTCGATGATTGTACTTTACAAAGAATCACAAGATAATAAACAAATTCAGTTACCATAA